A genomic region of Oryza glaberrima chromosome 1, OglaRS2, whole genome shotgun sequence contains the following coding sequences:
- the LOC127776402 gene encoding probable LRR receptor-like serine/threonine-protein kinase At1g51810: MSTEARWLLTFQIFLATSMIQVHAPTPPGFTNIDCGFVDGESYTDSTTNLTYVPDHEFVEGGTHHVVVPKLISGSTDEQEKTLRSFPDGQRNCYTIPSTSGKKYLIRATFTYGNYDGLRSSENGSLFLFGLHVGVNFWTTVNLTKQNSSDTIWKEVLTVAPDEFISVCLLNFGSGTPFISALELRQLDDPMYPFLNLSVSVRYFTRQRFGAVDDFITRYPTDLFDRFWEAAQRYSPPWLNLTTNQTVNKLPGNDSFQVPTLILQKASTINSSFSWLNISVRAGDNLNGQSLELLPIFHFAEIEKNSPNRTFQIYSDGDQLHQAFSPSYLQVDSMYPRDRYLHESGTTFTLRKTNSSELPPLINAFEVYSLVRMENLTTDTIDVSSIKQVKTQYNVQRRSWNGDPCSPKEYTWEGVKCNYYDGKQNPRIILVNLSASRLSGWINPSFRNMSLEILDLSHNNLSGTIPYNQVNSLKSLNLSYNQLSGSIPDYLFERYKAGLLELRLEGNPMCSNISESYCATQADKAKKNTATLLIAVIVPVVAIILVLILWMLCCKGKSKEHDDYDMYEEETSLHTNTRRFTYTELRTITNNFQSIIGKGGFGTVYHGILGNGEEIAVKVLRETSRALSKDFLPEVQTLSKVHHKNLVTFLGYCQNKKCLALVYDFMSRGNLQEVLRRGQDYSLSWEERLHIALDAAQGLEYLHESCTPAIVHRDVKTANILLDENLVAMISDFGLSRSYTPSHTHISTIAAGTVGYLDPEYHATFQLTVKADVYSFGIVLLEIITGQPSVLVDPEPVHLPNWVRQKIARGSIHDAVDSRLMHQYDATSVQSVIDLAMNCVGNVSIDRPSMTDIVIKLKECLLGGTGEKQLVSGSYKQKGAMDADIAKQFQLLISGVPTVSNECISSGITELSYYSGR, from the exons ATGAGTACAGAAGCGCGATGGCTCTTGACCTTCCAAATATTTTTAGCCACCTCGATGATTCAGGTTCATGCCCCGACTCCACCTG GGTTCACAAACATTGACTGTGGCTTCGTAGACGGCGAGAGTTACACGGACAGCACAACAAATTTAACATACGTACCTGATCATGAATTCGTTGAAGGCGGCACACACCATGTAGTTGTGCCAAAGCTAATTAGTGGATCCACCGATGAGCAAGAGAAAACCTTGAGAAGCTTCCCTGATGGCCAACGCAACTGTTACACAATACCGTCCACTAGTGGTAAGAAGTATCTCATCAGAGCCACCTTCACTTACGGAAACTACGATGGACTCAGGTCGTCAGAGAATGGTTCCTTATTTCTGTTTGGACTCCACGTCGGCGTCAACTTCTGGACAACGGTGAACTTGACAAAACAGAACTCATCAGACACTATCTGGAAAGAGGTGCTCACGGTTGCTCCTGACGAGTTCATATCTGTTTGCCTGCTAAACTTTGGATCGGGAACCCCTTTCATTTCTGCATTGGAGTTGCGGCAATTGGATGATCCAATGTACCCATTCCTGAATCTTTCTGTGTCTGTAAGGTACTTTACTCGACAAAGATTTGGGGCAGTCGATGATTTCATCACAAG ATATCCAACTGATCTCTTTGATCGTTTCTGGGAAGCAGCCCAACGCTACTCCCCCCCCTGGCTCAACCTGACCACCAACCAAACAGTGAACAAGCTCCCAGGAAATGACAGCTTCCAGGTGCCAACACTCATCCTCCAGAAGGCATCCACCATCAACAGCAGTTTCTCATGGCTCAACATCAGCGTGAGGGCCGGTGATAACCTGAATGGCCAGAGCCTGGAACTTCTCCCGATCTTCCACTTTGCTGAGATAGAAAAGAACAGCCCAAACCGGACGTTCCAAATCTACAGTGATGGCGACCAGCTGCACCAGGCCTTCTCACCATCCTACTTGCAGGTGGACAGCATGTACCCGAGGGACCGGTACCTACATGAGTCAGGTACAACTTTCACCCTGCGCAAGACAAACAGCTCGGAGCTCCCACCGCTCATCAATGCCTTTGAGGTCTACTCGCTTGTTCGGATGGAAAACCTCACCACTGACACCATCGATG TCAGTTCCATCAAACAAGTAAAGACGCAGTACAATGTGCAACGAAGAAGTTGGAATGGAGATCCATGTTCTCCAAAAGAGTATACCTGGGAAGGTGTGAAATGCAACTACTATGATGGCAAACAGAATCCCAGGATCATCCTAGT GAATTTATCTGCAAGCAGACTGAGTGGTTGGATAAATCCATCGTTCAGAAACATGTCGCTGGAAATATT GGATCTATCACACAACAACTTGTCGGGCACTATTCCATATAATCAAGTAAACTCACTGAAATCTCT AAATCTATCATATAATCAGCTCAGTGGATCGATCCCTGACTATCTTTTCGAAAGATATAAAGCTGGTTTGCTTGAACTAAG ATTAGAAGGCAATCCCATGTGCTCAAATATAAGTGAAAGCTACTGTGCCACGCAAGCAGATAAGGCAAAGAAGAATACAGCGACATTGCTCATTGCAGTGATAGTTCCTGTTGTAGCTATTATACTTGTGTTAATTCTATGGATGCTCTGCTGTAAAG GAAAATCAAAAGAACATGATGATTATGATATGTATGAAGAGGAAACTTCCCTGCATACCAACACCAGAAGATTCACATATACAGAGTTGAGGACTATAACGAACAACTTCCAGTCTATCATTGGAAAAGGAGGATTTGGTACAGTTTATCATGGCATATTGGGGAACGGAGAGGAAATCGCAGTCAAGGTGCTTCGGGAGACATCTAGAGCCCTATCAAAGGACTTCCTCCCTGAG GTGCAAACATTGTCAAAAGTTCATCACAAGAATCTCGTCACATTTTTAGGATATTGCCAAAACAAGAAATGCCTTGCCCTTGTGTACGATTTCATGTCTAGAGGAAACTTACAAGAAGTTTTAAGAAGAG GACAAGACTACAGTTTGAGCTGGGAAGAGCGACTTCACATTGCACTTGATGCAGCACAAG GACTGGAGTATCTACATGAATCATGCACCCCAGCAATAGTTCACAGAGATGTAAAAACTGCAAACATCCTTCTCGATGAGAATCTTGTGGCCATGATATCTGACTTTGGTCTTTCACGATCTTACACtccctcacacacacacatatcaaCTATTGCTGCCGGTACTGTTGGCTACCTTGACCCAGA GTACCATGCTACTTTCCAACTCACTGTGAAAGCAGATGTCTACAGCTTTGGCATTGTCCTTCTGGAGATCATTACCGGCCAACCTTCGGTATTAGTGGACCCAGAACCAGTGCATCTACCAAACTGGGTACGCCAAAAGATTGCTAGAGGAAGCATTCATGATGCTGTGGACAGTAGACTGATGCATCAGTATGATGCCACTTCTGTACAGAGTGTCATAGACCTTGCCATGAACTGTGTGGGAAATGTGTCCATTGATAGGCCAAGCATGACTGACATTGTTATCAAGCTCAAAGAGTGCTTACTGGGAGGTACAGGTGAAAAGCAACTGGTGTCTGGATCCTATAAACAGAAGGGCGCCATGGACGCTGACATTGCAAAGCAGTTCCAGCTGCTGATTTCTGGAGTTCCAACAGTAAGTAACGAGTGTATATCAAGTGGGATCACAGAATTAAGTTATTATTCAGGAAGGTGA
- the LOC127755121 gene encoding probable LRR receptor-like serine/threonine-protein kinase At1g51820 encodes MFLYAGFLSIDCGYTDSAGYVDKNTTLTYVSDKGYVEGGKNFSILAQYMKDATNKQEETLRSFPDGQRNCYTLPTNRSKKYLIRATFTYGNYDGLNSSESGSPFLFGLHIGINFWTMVNLTKLPSSDTVWKELIMVTPDDSISVCLINNGSGIPFISTLDLRPLQDTMYPFVNVSVAVSYFSRLRFGQVNYVITRYPEDVYDRFWEGAFHTRSYPWIDLSTTQEVKRLPGDEKFMVPNTILQKASTIDSKYSWLNITVRGADNLLGSGDLELLPIFHFAEIASTTRLFDIYSDGEELFTSFSPSPFQVDSMYQNGRFLRRVNSTFTLRKQPTSQLPPPLINAFEVYSLVRIATASDDGMISNILQEHITHSSCMQQVHRICEQNSGLNSDIFVYTLYSRAKWIEPFVNCDLAGKSKEHDDYDIYEEDTPLHTDTRRFTYTELKTITNNFQSIIGKGGFGMVYHGILDNGEEVAVKVLRETSITLSKDFLPEVQILSKVQHKNLVTFLGYCHNKKCLALVYDFMARGNLQEVLRGGQEYSLSWEERLHIALDAAQGLEYLHESCTPPIVHRDVKTANILLDKNLVAMISDFGLSRSYTPAHTHISTVAAGTVGYLDPEYHATFHLTVKADVYSFGIVLLEIITGQPSVLVDSEPVHLPNWVRQKIAEGSIHDAVDSRLRHQYDATSVQSVIDLAMSCVENTSIDRPSMTDIVIKLKECLPAGTGEMQLVSRSYKQKEAMDADIARQFQLPISGVSVESIEGNSSGTTELRYPSGR; translated from the exons ATGTTTTTATATGCAGGGTTTTTAAGCATCGACTGCGGATATACAGATAGTGCTGGCTATGTCGACAAGAACACAACGTTGACATATGTTTCTGACAAAGGATATGTCGAGGGCGGCAAGAACTTCAGTATTTTGGCACAGTACATGAAAGATGCTACAAATAAGCAAGAAGAAACCTTGAGGAGCTTCCCTGATGGCCAACGTAACTGTTATACATTACCAACCAACCGTAGCAAGAAGTATCTCATCAGAGCCACCTTCACTTACGGGAACTACGATGGCCTCAACTCATCAGAGAGTGGTTCACCGTTTCTCTTTGGACTCCATATCGGCATCAACTTCTGGACAATGGTGAACCTGACAAAATTGCCTTCATCTGACACAGTCTGGAAAGAGCTGATCATGGTCACTCCAGACGATTCCATATCTGTTTGTCTGATAAACAATGGATCGGGAATTCCCTTCATATCGACATTGGACTTGAGGCCCTTGCAAGATACAATGTACCCTTTTGTGAATGTTTCCGTGGCCGTCAGCTATTTTTCTCGGCTAAGATTTGGACAAGTCAATTATGTCATCACTAG ATATCCAGAGGATGTTTACGACCGGTTTTGGGAGGGAGCGTTCCACACCAGATCCTATCCCTGGATTGACCTTAGCACAACACAAGAAGTGAAAAGGCTCCCAGGCGACGAAAAGTTCATGGTGCCGAATACCATCCTCCAGAAAGCTTCAACCATAGACAGCAAATACAGTTGGCTCAACATCACAGTGAGGGGCGCCGACAACCTGCTTGGCTCTGGGGATCTGGAGCTGCTACCAATCTTTCACTTTGCTGAGATAGCCAGCACGACCAGGTTGTTCGATATCTacagcgacggcgaggagctGTTCACCAGCTTCTCACCATCCCCCTTCCAGGTGGACAGCATGTACCAAAATGGCCGGTTCTTGCGCAGGGTGAACTCAACTTTCACCTTGCGCAAGCAGCCCACATCACAGCTCCCACCACCGCTCATCAACGCGTTCGAGGTGTATTCACTTGTCCGGATAGCTACTGCTTCTGATGATGGTATGATCAGCAATATATTGCAAGAGCACATTACACATTCATCATGTATGCAGCAGGTTCATAGGATCT GTGAACAAAACAGTGGGTTAAATTCAGATATTTTCGTGTATACACTATACAGTAGAGCAAAGTGGATTGAGCCATTTGTGAATTGTGACTTAGCAGGAAAATCAAAAGAACATGATGATTATGATATATATGAAGAGGATACTCCCCTGCATACCGACACCAGAAGATTCACATATACAGAGTTGAAGACTATAACTAACAACTTCCAGTCTATCATTGGAAAAGGAGGATTTGGTATGGTTTATCATGGCATATTGGACAATGGAGAGGAAGTGGCAGTCAAGGTGCTTCGGGAGACATCTATAACACTATCAAAGGACTTCCTCCCTGAG GTGCAAATATTGTCAAAAGTTCAACACAAGAATCTCGTCACGTTTTTAGGATATTGCCACAACAAGAAATGCCTTGCCCTTGTGTACGATTTCATGGCTAGAGGAAACCTACAAGAAGTTTTAAGAGGAG GACAAGAATACAGTTTGAGCTGGGAAGAGCGACTTCACATTGCACTTGATGCAGCACAAG GACTGGAGTATCTGCATGAATCATGCACCCCGCCAATAGTTCACAGAGATGTGAAAACTGCAAACATTCTCCTGGATAAGAATCTTGTGGCCATGATATCTGACTTTGGTCTTTCACGATCTTACACTCCAGCGCACACACACATATCAACTGTTGCTGCCGGTACTGTTGGCTACCTTGACCCTGA GTACCATGCTACTTTCCACCTCACTGTGAAAGCAGATGTCTACAGCTTCGGCATTGTCCTCTTGGAGATCATTACTGGCCAACCTTCAGTGTTAGTGGACTCAGAACCAGTGCACCTACCAAACTGGGTGCGCCAAAAGATTGCTGAAGGGAGCATTCATGATGCTGTAGACAGTAGACTAAGGCATCAGTATGATGCCACTTCCGTACAGAGCGTCATAGACCTTGCCATGAGCTGTGTGGAAAACACATCCATTGATAGGCCGAGCATGACCGACATTGTTATCAAGCTCAAAGAATGCCTACCGGCAGGTACAGGTGAAATGCAGCTGGTGTCTAGGTCCTATAAACAGAAGGAAGCCATGGACGCTGACATAGCGAGGCAATTCCAGCTGCCGATTTCTGGAGTTTCAGTAGAAAGCATTGAGGGCAACTCAAGTGGGACCACAGAATTAAGATATCCTTCGGGAAGGTGA